In the Theobroma cacao cultivar B97-61/B2 chromosome 1, Criollo_cocoa_genome_V2, whole genome shotgun sequence genome, one interval contains:
- the LOC18612908 gene encoding U2 small nuclear ribonucleoprotein A', translating to MVKLTADLIWKSPHFFNALKERELDLRGNKIAVMENLGATEDQFDTIDLSDNEIVKLDNFPYLNRLGTLLINNNRVTRINPNIGEFLPKLHTLVLTNNRLVNLVEIDPLSSLPKLQFLSLLDNNITKKPNYRLYVIYKLKSLRVLDFKKVKVKERLEAENLFASKEVEEEMKKESAKTFTPEEVPKVSEVAQEEQMPKVVAPTPEQILAIKAAIVNSQTLEEVARLEKALKTGQLPADLKIPGDDTGANVTGKDEKKVSDSQNKSNVESNNVEEQKNEEPVPMEQE from the exons ATGGTGAAACTCACGGCCGACTTGATTTGGAAGAGCCCTCACTTCTTCAATGCCCTCAAGGAGCGAGAATTGGATCTTCGAG GTAACAAAATTGCTGTAATGGAAAACTTGGGTGCTACCGAG GACCAATTCGATACCATAGATTTGTCTGACAATGAGATTGTCAAGCTCGACAACTTCCCTTATCTTAACCGCTTGGGTACCTTACTTATAAACAACAACCGGGTTACTCGTATCAATCCCAATATTGGAG AGTTCTTGCCCAAGTTACATACGTTGGTTCTCACAAACAACAGGCTCGTCAACTTGGTGGAGATTGATCCTCTTTCATCTCTTCCTAAGCTGCAGTTCCTTAGCTTATTGGACaataatattacaaaaaaacCTAATTATAGGTTGTATGTGATTTACAAACTTAAATCACTCCGTGTCCTGGATTTCAAGAAAGTGAAAGTTAAG GAGAGACTGGAAGCTGAAAATCTGTTTGCATCTAAAGAAGTTGAAgaggaaatgaagaaagaatcCGCAAAGACATTCACACCAGAAGAGGTTCCAAAGGTTTCAGAAGTTGCACAGGAAGAACAGATGCCAAAAGTAGTTGCCCCCACACCTGAGCAAATTTTAGCTATCAAG GCGGCCATTGTGAATTCTCAGACTTTAGAAGAGGTTGCAAGACTTGAGAAG GCATTAAAGACAGGTCAGCTTCCTGCAGATTTGAAAATTCCAGGCGATGATACTGGGGCCAATGTTACAgggaaagatgaaaaaaaggTTTCTGATAGTCAAAACAAGTCCAATGTTGAATCAAATAATgtggaagaacaaaagaatgAGGAACCTGTACCAATGGAACAG GAATAG